The genomic region GTTTTTTGTTATGGTGAAAGGAGCCGTCGCACCTTTCTTTTCCTTGAATGCCCTTAAAACCTCCTCATATTCCGCAACGGTTGTCGGTCTGGAAAGCCCCAGTTCCTTCAGCCAATCCCCTCTTAAAAGCGGTGCGACATATACCGTGTTAATATCGTCACCCCTAAAGCAGGCAAAACCATATAATACTCCGTCGTCGGTTCTTACCTGTTTATTCTTCTCAGGATCGGTTTCCAACACTTTCAAATAATCGGGAGCATATTTCTCGATTAAATCATTCAGCGGAAGAATTACGTTATCCTGTAAAGCCTTTTCAGCACCGCCGGGATACCAGGTACCCCATGGAGCATCAATTATATCAGCCATGTCCCCGGAAGCTATCATCAGGTTCAGCTGCTGCTGTTCCTGCCCCTGTGTCGGATGAACCCATTCAATTTCAATCCCCGTTCGCTTTGCCAGTTCCTTCGCAAATTCAGTATCCGCAATGGTTTTTGACGAAGCAGACACCTTCGGGTCCAGTTTTAACCAGTAAGTTAATTTTCCGCCGCCTTTAACCGGATAAGTTATTTCTTCTTTCGACAAATCGCTTGCAGCACTTTCAGCGACCGTCGGGGTCTGGTTAACGTCATTGCCTTCTGCAGGCGTCTTCGCCGTTTAATCCGAGCACCCCGCCAGTAAAGTCATAGCCAGCACAAAGCTTATTACCACCGTTATCGTTCTCATAAGCTTTCCTCTCATAACATTTCCTCCTTAACTTAAAATTTTATTTCCTACGTTTATCATTCAGCCGATAAACGTTAACGGTCTAATTCAGCCCTTAACCGCTCCAATCATGACGCCTTTTACAAAATATTTCTGAAGAAACGGGTATACAAAAAGTATTGGCAGTGTTGCCACAATTATGGTTGCATAGCGGACGGTTTCGGAAATTGCGAGCTTGTCGCCCGTATCTCCGGTTGCAGTCGCCACCATGCTGCTTGAGTCATTGTTAATAAGAATTTCCCTTAGTATAAGCTGAAGCGGGTATTTTGTTCTGGACTTCAGGTATATCATTGCATTAAACCAGCCATTCCAGTGCCCTACTGCATAATACAGGATTAAGACCGCCACTGTTGGCATTATTAACGGAAATAATATTCTGAAAAGAATGGTGAAATGGTTCGCCCCGTCTATTCTTGCCGCTTCTTCCAGGCTGTCCGGCACCGACAAAAACGCCGTTCTCATTATAATCATGTTATAACTGCTGATTGCTCCGGGCAATATCAGCGCCCAGATGGTATCATACAGACCCAACTGCTTAATGTTTAAATAATTGGGAATGAGCCCTCCGTTAAAATACATTGTTATGACAATCAAAAACATCATCAGCCTGTTCCACATCACATTTTTCCTTGAAACGAAGTAAGCCGTGATGGACGTAAGTATAATATTTACCGTCACTCCAACTAATACCAGTGTTATAGTGTTGATATATCCGTTCTCCCCCTTACCACAGGCTCATGTCATTATATTTCCTGCTCAGCCTGTTTGCACAGATTAACATGACAAAACTAACCACCGAATTGAAAAGTCCAACCGCCGTACTGTAATCGTAACGGAATTCCTGAAGGCCTTTCCTGTAGACAAAGGAAGAAATAACGTCGGACGTTTCATAAATTGCAGGATTATATAACAGGATTATTTTTTCAAACCCCAAATTCATGATATTACCAATCCTGAGTATGAATAAGGTCACAACTGTCGGCATGATCCCCGGTACGGAAATATGTATTACCTGCTGAAATCTATTGCAGCCGTCAATTTTTGCTGCTTCATACAGTTGTTGATCTATTCCTGCCAATGCTGCAAGAAATATAATTGATCCCCATCCGAACTCCTGCCAGATGTCGGATATAACATAGACAGGTACAAAATACTGGGGATAACCCAGCAATGTTTTCCTTGTCCCGCCAAACAGTGCAATTATGTCATTTATCACACCGGTGTCTCTGGTAAAATCAATAATCATTCCGCAGACAACAACCGTTGACAGGAAGTGCGGAAGATAAGAAACGGTCTGTACCGTCCGCGCAAAATACCTGTTTTTTATTTCATTAAGTAACAGGGCAAATATAATGGGAACGGGGAAACCGAAAATCAGGTTTGTAATGTTTATAACTATTGTATTCTTCACCGTTCTCAGAAAAAACACACTGTTTACAAAATCCCGGAAATGTTTCAAACCAATCCACGGACTTTTTAAAATTCCCAGATTTGGACTGAAGTTTTTAAAAGCAATGATCACACCGTACAGCGGTTTGTAACAGAATAAAACATAATACAGAACCACCGGTATAATCATCAGATACAGGGATTTATTCAAAACAAAATCCCTTTTCACTCTTTGCCGGAACGTATATTTGTTTTGACCGGCAAGTTTTGCCTTTGATTTTGACAGCATACTACCACCGCTTACCTTTATTTTGTTTTCAGCAGAACTAAACAGTTTTAAAGTTTGGAACTGCTCTGTCATCTGGTTTATAGTTTATTGGGTCTGTATACCGAAAGCCATAGACAGAATAAAAAAAGGGTTACAAAATCTAAAATGTTAGATTTTGTCCCTGTGCAAATCTGAATCCGTTGGAACCGGTTGTATACCTTTGATTAATTGAACTTTTCCCTGTACTTTCCGGGTGTGATACCCTCTGTTTTTGTAAATACCCGCGTAAATGTTTTTACATTCGTATACCCCACTTTTCTGGCTATTGTCTCAAGGTTGCCGTATTCGGATTTTAATAATTTTTTGGCCTCCTCTATTCTTACCATATTGATATAATCCAGCAGGCCTATGCCTACCTGTTGTTTAAACAGTCTTGACAGATAATTGGGATGTAAATCAAATCTGTCGGCAATAGTAGAGACGTTAAGTTCTTCGTCCATATAGTTTTCCCTAATGTAATTAATGATTTCATCTTCGGCACGCCTCGTCCCTTTTCTTTCATTATTAATCTTTTCGCATATGTCCTTCAGCACAATTAGAAGCTGTTCCTTGACCTTGTTCAGATTTTTGCTCTGAATCAACCTTTCTATTGTGTCGATTTCGCTCTGGTACTTCTGACTGTTACTGTTTATAAAACTGTTAAGCGTGTTTATTATCGTGCCGATAATGTCGCATTTGAAGCACTGTGCCATATTTTTGCTTAAAGTAAGGTTATTCAGGTTATAATTGAATAATTCATCCAGTATGTTTTTAATTCTCTCATACTGTCCTGATTTAACGGCATTCACAAGCGCATCCTTCATGACCGGCGGATAGAAATACGTATGACTGTTTTCATTTAACAGGAATTTTTTCGCTTCGCTGTATACGAGTATATCCTCTCCGCCTACTATCTCCTCAAACTCAAGCAACTGCCTGGTTTCCTTGTAGGACTGTTTTATAAAATCCTTTCCGTTATAGATATTCCCTATCGCAATAATAAGATTGACCTTGTAGTGTTCTTTTACCGTTTCCTGAACAGTCGTGACGGCATCCTTTAATTTTGTCATATATTTTTCGTCCTGTTCTTTAAAATTCATCAAGCAGAATATTATATTATCAAAATTTACGGTGTAGATCTTACATATATCCTGCAGCAGTTCCTCCAGAATATTCATTATTATAAAATGCAATAACTCAATATCCTCCTGCAGATTCAAATTCAGCACCGTTGACGGCTTTTCCATGTCCGCCGAAAACGCCGCAACGGCAAAACAGTCATGCTCGAATTCAATACCCGCCGTATCTCTGTCGGTCTGCTCGGCCGCATTGCCTGTTAACAATTCCTTCAGGTATCTCTCGCTTAACAGTTTTTTCTGAAACGCTCTCCATTTCTCCAGTTCCTTTTTGTCATCCAGTGACCTCAGAATAGCGTTCTGTATAATCCTGTATTCATTTATCATACCCTTGTCTTCTTCGTTATGACCTTTAAGCGATTTCAGTAACCTCTTAATAGGCTCATAATTCTTTTTAAACAGCAAAAAGGCCACAATACAGCTTACAACCAGAGAAAACGATATTCCGCTCAGAACCAGTTTCCTGTATTCCCCTAACTGTTTCCAATATTCGTCTTTGGGCATGATATACAAATACTTCCATCCCTGCATATTCGAATTAATGCAAGAAACCTGCCGCCTTTTACCGTCTGATGATGTATATTCAGTCAGGGAATTATTCTGAAAACCGTCAAATTTAAGAAGTGGCATCAAATCCAGATTATCTGACGTAAGTATTACCCGATTGTTTTCATCGATAATGGCCACGTTTCCATTGTTAATTATACTTAAATCATCTATCATTTTATAAAAATTTGACAGGTTAATAATCACGACTACGTTTATACCGTCATCGGCATTCTGATTAATGGAGTAAGTGAACATGTAAGCCAGCTGTTTGTTTTGCGGTGTTATATTTACAAAACTGCCCCTGTGCATTTCCTGGTTGATTTTTATCCATTTGGCGGCATCGGTTCCATACCTTTCAGCAAACAGATCAAAGAATTTTTCAGAATCCATCACATGCTTGCTGCTTATAACCGTATCAATCCTTTTAAAGTAGATATAAACCTCTTCTATTTCAGACTTATAATTGCTGCTTTGCATGGATCTGTTAAGAAGGATAATATCATAGCGTTCTTTCGGGGAAATGTCGCCTTTAAAGGTTGCAATTGCCTGCACCCGGTCATTAAACGCAAGACTTGACGCAATTCGTGCAGCGTCTGCCACTACCGAATCCATATACTGCTGTATTTGTTTCAGTGCAAAATAATTGGTCCTGTCAACCTGATCCTTGATTGTGCCGTCCACCAATACGAAAAGTATATTACACAGCAACAACGGAATTAAAAACAGAATAACATATGTAATCAACCAGGAATATTTTACACTTTTTGCTATTAAAGGCTTATTAGAAAACATAAATTAACCTCGATAATACTATAAAAAAATTAACATACTCATGTAACAAAACTATATAAGCCTGCCTGTTTCAAGTTAATCTTATACGAAATGTTACCGTTCTGATTTTTCCAGGGCAAATCTGTTCAAAAGTTTGTAAAAATTATGAACAATATTTTACCTGTTGATCTTTTATACCAAGATTATATAAACTATTAAAATCAGTGTCAAGAATTCCAATCCCCGCTCATAATCTAATGTCTGACCTTACCGTTATAAGACTTAACACAAATTTTACATTCATATGTAAATTCTTTTTACATTTCCCCTTTATTCTTAAGGCAAAACAAAAAGAAAGGGGAAAACTGAAAATGAAAAAATATTTCCCATTAGCGACCGCATTTCTACTTTTTGTAACCATATCGTCGGCCTGTACCGTCACGGAAGAGGAAGTCAGGAACTTTACCGTGAATAGCGGCAATACAACGGTCTTTGATCCATCAAGGGAAATCACCGTCATTTCCCGCGAAACCGGTTCGGGCACAAGAGATTCCTTTACAGAACTTCTGGGCATTGAAGTAAAGGACGAAAGCGGGAATAAAAAGGATCTTACCACACCCGATGCCATAATCTCCAACAGCACGTCAGTCGTAATGACATCGGTGGCGAACAATCGGTATGCAATAGGTTATATTTCCTCAGGCTCTCTGAATGATACGGTTAAAGCGGTTAAAGTGAACGGGATTGAGCCTACGGTTGAAAACATTAAAAACGGTACATACACAATATCACGTCCGTTCAACATCGTAACGGCAGGGAATATATCGGATTTAACAGAAGACTTTATCAGTTTCATTCTTAGCTCAGACGGGCAGAAAGTTATTGAGGAAAACCGTTATATTCCTGTCTCAGGCAGCGAAAAATTTACAAACTCCGGACTTTCCGGAAAGATAACCGTGGCCGGTTCGTCTTCGGTGGCTCCTGTAATGGAAAAGCTTAAAGAAGCATATCAGAGAATCAATCCCGATGCGGACATTGAAATTCAGTTAAGCGATTCCTCCACAGGAATAAACGCGGTAATAAACAGGACATGCGACATTGGCATGGCTTCAAGAGAACTTAAGGCAAGCGAACTGGAAAAGGGCCTTGTATCCACAGTTATAGCAATGGACGGGATCGCGGTTATCGTTAACACCGAAAATCCGGTGGACAACCTTACAACAGACCAGATAAAAGCAATATATACGGGAGAAATAACGCGCTGGAATGAAGTTCTGAATTAGGCAATATGCTTTTTAAGTATTCAGCAATGCGAACACATACAATACCACAGGGGGACGAAATGAAAAAGAATCATGAAAAGGTATATGAAATATTGTTTATGCTGGCAGCCTGCACATCAGTCATATGTGTGGCGCTAATCTGCCTTTTTCTTTTCAGCAGCGGCATACCCGCCATTGTTAAAATCGGGGCGAAAGAATTTTTATCAGGAACCGAATGGAAGCCGGGTGACACTCCCCCTTCCTTCGGCGTTTTGCCTATGATACTCGGAAGTATCATTGTTACTGCCGGAGCAATTATCATCGGGGCGCCTGTGGGGGTTTTCACTGCGGTATTTCTTGCAAAGTTTTGCCCGGGCAGGGTTTTGAAATTGTTAAAACCCGCAATTGACCTTCTGGCGGGCATCCCGTCAGTGGTATACGGTTTTTTCGGTATTGTGGCTTTGGTACCACTGGTAAGGAACATTTTCGGCGGGAACGGATACAGTATGCTGACCGCATCAATACTGCTCGGGATCATGACTCTTCCGACAATAATAAGCGTAAGTACAGAAGCGATAAATGCGGTGCCCGAAAGCTTTTACGAAGGCAGCCTGGCTCTTGGCGCGAGTCATGAAAGAAGCGTTTTTTTCACAGTGCTTCCTGCGGCAAAATCCGGAATTACAGCCTCAATCATTCTCGGCACGGGAAGAGCCATCGGGGAAACGATGGCTGTCATTATGGTTTCCGGTAATCAGGCAAGAATGCCCGCCGGCCTTTTGAAAGGAATCAGAACCTTAACGGCAAATATAGTCATCGAAATGGGATATGCGGCGGAGCTGCACCGTGAGGCCCTTTTTGCCTCAGGTGTCGTGCTGTTCGTTTTCATCCTCCTTATTAATATACTGTTCCTGCTGTTAAAAAGGGGAAATAAACAATGGTAGGCATTCATATAAAAATAAAAAACAAATTACGCCGTTATAAGAGAAATCCGGGGGCTCTGCTCATACGCCTGCTTGTTACCGGTTCGGCCTTTATAACATTATCGGTTCTGATTTTCATAATCGGTTATATTTTATATAACGGTATTCCGCATATAACCGCCGATTTTTTCGCATGGGAATATAATTCTGTTAATGTCTCGGTTACACCGGCGCTGGTAAACACCATAATCATGGTATTTTTTTCACTGATAATCACAGTACCTGTCGGTGTATTTGCAGCGGTCTATCTCGTCGAATACACCAAAAGGGAAAACAAAACGGTGGGAATAATCCGCCTTACTACTGAAACACTGTCAGCCATTCCTTCCATTGTATACGGCCTTTTTGGGTTTCTGTTTTTTGTTACCACCCTTAAATGGGGTATTTCGCTTATATCGGGCGTCTTTACAGTGTCGGTTATGGTGCTTCCGCTGATTGTCCGCACCACAGAAGAAGCCCTGAAGGCAGTGCCCGAATCCTACCGTGAAGGCAGTTTTGCTTTAGGTGCGGGAAAATTCAGGACGGTTTTCAGCATTGTCATTCCGGCTGCTTTTCCGGGTATTCTTTCAGGGATCATTCTCGCCATAGGAAGAATAGTCGGCGAAACCGCCGCCCTAATTTATACCGCAGGCACCGTTGCGGAAATACCCTCAGGGAAGGATTTCCTTTTTGACTCGGCGCGTACCCTGTCGCTGCACATGTATGCCCTGGCAAGCGAAGGCCTTCATATAAACCAGGCTTATGCAACTGCAGCGGTACTTCTGGTTATTGTTCTTCTTATTAACCGCCTATCGGCTTTACTGGCAAAAAAAATCATGAAAGGAAAGAAGACATGATTAAGGTTACAATAGAAAATCTGAATGTCTTTTACGGAAACTTTCAGGCACTGTATGGCATAAACATGCTTATACCCGCCAACAGAATAACGGCACTGATTGGTCCTTCGGGATGCGGCAAATCAACACTTCTTAAAACCCTCAACCGGATGAACGATTTAATTCCCAGCTGCAGCATAACGGGAAGGGTACTGCTTGACAGAGAGGACATCTACTGCGATATTGACGTAAACATGCTCAGGAAACGGGTGGGAATGGTATTTCAGAAACCAAACCCCTTTCCCATGAGCATCTACGACAATATAGCCTATGGTCCAAGGACGCATGGCATAAAGTCAAAAGCCATGCTTGATGAAATTGTTGAAACCTCCCTCAGAAAAGCAGCCGTATGGGATGAAGTCAAGGACAGGCTGAAAAAAAGCGCTCTTGGGCTTTCAGGCGGGCAGCAACAGAGGATTTGCATTGCAAGGGCACTGGCGGTGAACCCCGAGGTTCTTCTGATGGATGAGCCCACATCGGCCCTTGACCCTGTTTCGACAGCTAAAATTGAAGATTTGATCTCCGAACTGAAAACAAATTACACAATTGTTGTAGTAACGCATAATATGCAGCAGGCTTTGCGGGTGTCAGACAGAACGGCCTTTTTTCTCAACGGCAGGCTTATTGAATACGACTATACCGAAAAGCTTTTCTCAATGCCTCAGGATAAACGCACCGAAGACTATATTACCGGGAGGTTCGGGTAATGAGGAGCAAATTCGACGAACAGCTTGAAAACCTTAACAAGGCACTGATACAAATGGGAGCCCTGTGTGAAGAAGCGATAGAAAACTCTGCCGGAGCGCTTATGACCGGAAATTTTGAGCTCGCTGAAAAAGCCATTATGATCGATGAGAAAATTGATCAAAAGGAACGGGAAATCGAAAACCTGTGTTTACGGCTGCTTCTCCAGCAGCAGCCTGTCGCCGGTGATTTAAGGCTGATTTCAGCCGCCCTTAAAATGATAACCGACATGGAAAGAATCGGGGATCAGGCGGCGGATATTTCGGATATTATAATTATTGGAAAAATCCGTGCTGAAAATGGTACACTATATATAGGCGACATGGCAAATGCCACGATAAAAATGGTAACGCAGAGCATTGACGCATTTGTAAACAGGGATTTGAAACTTGCCGTTGCAGTGATAGACTATGACGACGCCGTTGACGAACTGTTTACAAGGGTAAGGAATGAACTGATAAAAAGGATTGAAAACAAAACGGTAAACGGGGAATATGCCATTGATCTTATTATGATAGCAAAGTATTTTGAAAGGATTGGCGATCACGCCACAAACATTGCCGAATGGGTAGAGTTTGCAATAACAGGCAGGCACAGAGGAGAAGGGGATGCATGATTTACTGCGTGGAAGATGATCCGAATATAAGGGAACTGGTCATTTATGCGCTTAAAACAAGCGGATTTGAAGCCAAAGGTTTCCCCGACGCAAAAAACTTTTTTGAGGAACTTAAAAAGAAGCTTCCGTCCTTGATCCTGCTGGATATAATGCTCCCGGGCACCGACGGACTAACGGTTTTAAAAATGCTTAAAGACAACGCCGTTACAAAGGACATTCCTGTTATCATGCTCACTGCAAAAGGGACAGAGTTTGACATAGTGCAAGGTCTTGACCTTGGCGCCGACGACTATATCACGAAACCGTTCGGCGTGCTGGAACTTATCTCGCGGATAAAGTCGGTATTGAGAAGAGTGGAACCAAAGACCGACCAAAGCATATTAAAAGTCGGGGATATAACCATCGATACCGGAAGACACATGGTAACGGCAGGCAATAATGAAATAAAGCTTACATCGAAGGAATTTCAGCTGCTTTACCTTTTAATGTCCAACGCCGGTATTGTGCTGACGCGGGACATGCTTCTGGACAAAATATGGGGATTTGATTTTGACTGCGAAACCCGGACTTTGGACGTACATATCCGTTCCCTGAGAAAAAAACTCGGCGAGCATGGCAGAAAAATTGAAACGGTCCGCGGGATCGGATACAGGATGGGAGTATGAATGAAGAAAAAAATATTCAAAAACATGGTTGTCCTCTCCTTTGCCGCCGTTTTAATAACATCCTTTCTGATTTGCATTGTGCTGTACAACTATAATTTCAGCACTATGAAACGGCAGTTAAGGAATATGGCTTTTTTTCTTGCTTCATCACTGAACAGTGAAGCCGTGCAAATTAGCGATTTTACCGAGCTGACACGCAACGTCAATAACCGTGTAACCGTTATCGCCGGAGACGGGACGGTATTGTTTGACAACATGACCGACATCCGGAGTCTGGAAAAACACTTGGACCGTCCCGAAGTAAAATCGGCGCTGGATACCGGTACGGGCGAAACCGTACGTTTGTCCGGCACGCTGGGCAAACAAACCTATTATTATGCCGTCAGGCTTAACAACGGCTTGGTACTGCGCCTTTCGTTCACCACTGACACTGTATATTCAACGTATTTCAGCATATTGCCATACATAGTGTTAATATCGCTTTTCGTTATTGTGCTGTCAATGATTATGGCCGTAAATCAGTCAAAACAGATTGTTGCCCCGATAAATGCTATCAACCTGGACAAACCCGCCGAAAGCTCCGTATATGATGAACTGTCGCCGTTACTGTTAAGGATCGGCTATTTGCGGAACCATCTGGACAGACAGATAGCCGAAGCGAAGGAACAGCAGAGACAGTTTGAAACCATTATAAACAACATGTCGGAAGGGCTTATCATACTTGACCGGCATGGAAGAGTACTTACAATAAACCCCAGTGCCGTAAAGCTTTTGGGCGGCTTGGCCGGTGATTACAACGGAAAGAACATATTAATTCTTAACCGCAGCAACGATTTCCAGCTTATCATTGAAAAAGCCATGGGAGGTACCCCTTCGGAGAGCATCATAACGAAACACGAAAGGAGCATAAGAATTTGGGCAAACCCCGTAGTAAAGGAAGGAAAAGTCGAAGGAGCAATCATGATTCTTCATGACGTTACCGAAGCACAGATGGCTGAAAATTTCAGGCGTGAATTTTCCGCGAACGTGTCCCACGAGTTAAAGTCACCACTAACCGTTATATCGGGCTTTGCCGAGCTTATTAAAAACAATATGGTAAAAAGCGACGATATCCCTGTTTTTGCCGGGCGCATACACTGTGAAGCCAAAAGGCTCCTTAAACTCATAGAGGATATTATAGAAATATCAAGGCTGGACGAGGGAATAAATGATTTGCCCCTTGAAGAAATCAACCTGCTTGAGATTTGTGCAAACGCAGCAAAAAGCCTCAGTGAACTTGCGGCAAAAAAAGAAGTTTCGGTAACGGTAAAAGGCGACGCGGTCGTAATCAGGGGAGTTTACAGGCTGATTGAAGAGCTGGTGTACAATCTTGTGGAGAATGCCATAAACTACAATAAAAACAGCGGAAGAGTAATTGTTACGGTAGAAAAGACAAACAGCGGAGCGGTGCTTAAAGTTGAAGACACTGGAATAGGCATACCGAAAGAACATCATCAGAGAATATTTGAAAGATTTTACCGCGTTGACAAGAGCCATTCAAAGGAAACAGGGGGTACAGGTCTTGGTCTGTCAATTGTAAAACATGCGGCGAAATATCATAATGCCGTAATCGATCTTCAAAGTGATGTCGGAAAGGGAACAACAGTAGCCGTCACCTTTCCGCAGTAACCCGTACCCCTTCCGCAGGTGTTTATTCAGGCATGGCTTTATTCACATGCACAGTTTCAATATATCAATAATTTCCTTTTTACCGTATTCGATATAGCCGGGCAGAGTGCGCTCACCGTAATTCGTGCACTTTTCCGCCATTTCTTCTATGTTTTCATCGGTAACGTTAATGTTAAGCTCTTTCATCGTCGTCGGCATGCCAATTTCCCTGAAAAACTTTTCAGTCGCTTCAATGCCTGCAATTGCGGTATTTTCCGGATTGGCATAATCCATTTCGCAGTTCCACACCCTAACCGCGTACTGGCAGAATCGCGGGATATTATACTTATACGCATATTTCATCCATGCGGGGAAAACAACCGCCAGGCCGGCCCCGTGGGCAACCTCCTCGAACATTCCGCTGATTTCATGCTCGATCTGATGGGATACCATAAAAAAGTCCCTGCCAAGGCCTGTAAGGCCGTTATGGGAAATGCTGCCCGCCCACATAAGCGTAGCTCTTGCCTTATAATCCCGCGGGTTTTTCAGGGCTTTCCTGCCAGCATTGATTGTTGATTTCAGCACCGCCTCCGCAATACGGTCGGTAACCTCCGCCTCACCTTTCTGGGTCAGATATCTTTCGGCAGTATGCATAATTATATCTACAATACCACACGCAGTCTGATACGGTGAAACTGTATATGTCAATTCAGGATTCAATATTGAAAACAGCGGCCTGTGGAAGTCGGAATTATATCCTCTTTTCAGCTTAAGTTCTTCATTTGTAATAACGGCAGATGCGCTGGTTTCACTTCCCGTTGCCGCGAGAGTCAGTATCGTACCTACCGGCAGTGCGCGTTCGGGTTCCCTTTTCTTCATAAAGAACAACCACGGATCACAGTCATTGGCGGCACCTACGGCTATTGCCTTTCCTGAGTCAATGGCGCTTCCCCCGCCTACTGCCAGGACCAGGTCCACATTTTCCTTTCTGCATATTTCTATTCCCTTCCTGACCAATCCAAGAACGGGATTGGGCCTTGCTCCGCCAAGCTCAACAAAATCAATTCCGGCATCATTTAAAGCTTTTACCACTTCATCATACAGCCCGGTTTTCTTTATACTTCCTTCACCATAGTGAAGCAGTACTTTTTTAAAACCATAGCTCTTGATTATTTCTCCAACTCTTTTGTGCTGATCACGGCCGAAGAACACCCGTGTAGGACAGTAAAACTCAAAATTAAGCATATTTCACCCACCTTTCGTTTTT from Thermoclostridium stercorarium subsp. stercorarium DSM 8532 harbors:
- the phoU gene encoding phosphate signaling complex protein PhoU gives rise to the protein MRSKFDEQLENLNKALIQMGALCEEAIENSAGALMTGNFELAEKAIMIDEKIDQKEREIENLCLRLLLQQQPVAGDLRLISAALKMITDMERIGDQAADISDIIIIGKIRAENGTLYIGDMANATIKMVTQSIDAFVNRDLKLAVAVIDYDDAVDELFTRVRNELIKRIENKTVNGEYAIDLIMIAKYFERIGDHATNIAEWVEFAITGRHRGEGDA
- a CDS encoding winged helix-turn-helix domain-containing protein, with translation MIYCVEDDPNIRELVIYALKTSGFEAKGFPDAKNFFEELKKKLPSLILLDIMLPGTDGLTVLKMLKDNAVTKDIPVIMLTAKGTEFDIVQGLDLGADDYITKPFGVLELISRIKSVLRRVEPKTDQSILKVGDITIDTGRHMVTAGNNEIKLTSKEFQLLYLLMSNAGIVLTRDMLLDKIWGFDFDCETRTLDVHIRSLRKKLGEHGRKIETVRGIGYRMGV
- a CDS encoding sensor histidine kinase, which translates into the protein MKKKIFKNMVVLSFAAVLITSFLICIVLYNYNFSTMKRQLRNMAFFLASSLNSEAVQISDFTELTRNVNNRVTVIAGDGTVLFDNMTDIRSLEKHLDRPEVKSALDTGTGETVRLSGTLGKQTYYYAVRLNNGLVLRLSFTTDTVYSTYFSILPYIVLISLFVIVLSMIMAVNQSKQIVAPINAINLDKPAESSVYDELSPLLLRIGYLRNHLDRQIAEAKEQQRQFETIINNMSEGLIILDRHGRVLTINPSAVKLLGGLAGDYNGKNILILNRSNDFQLIIEKAMGGTPSESIITKHERSIRIWANPVVKEGKVEGAIMILHDVTEAQMAENFRREFSANVSHELKSPLTVISGFAELIKNNMVKSDDIPVFAGRIHCEAKRLLKLIEDIIEISRLDEGINDLPLEEINLLEICANAAKSLSELAAKKEVSVTVKGDAVVIRGVYRLIEELVYNLVENAINYNKNSGRVIVTVEKTNSGAVLKVEDTGIGIPKEHHQRIFERFYRVDKSHSKETGGTGLGLSIVKHAAKYHNAVIDLQSDVGKGTTVAVTFPQ
- a CDS encoding iron-containing alcohol dehydrogenase; this translates as MLNFEFYCPTRVFFGRDQHKRVGEIIKSYGFKKVLLHYGEGSIKKTGLYDEVVKALNDAGIDFVELGGARPNPVLGLVRKGIEICRKENVDLVLAVGGGSAIDSGKAIAVGAANDCDPWLFFMKKREPERALPVGTILTLAATGSETSASAVITNEELKLKRGYNSDFHRPLFSILNPELTYTVSPYQTACGIVDIIMHTAERYLTQKGEAEVTDRIAEAVLKSTINAGRKALKNPRDYKARATLMWAGSISHNGLTGLGRDFFMVSHQIEHEISGMFEEVAHGAGLAVVFPAWMKYAYKYNIPRFCQYAVRVWNCEMDYANPENTAIAGIEATEKFFREIGMPTTMKELNINVTDENIEEMAEKCTNYGERTLPGYIEYGKKEIIDILKLCM